A genome region from Eurosta solidaginis isolate ZX-2024a chromosome 2, ASM4086904v1, whole genome shotgun sequence includes the following:
- the Clamp gene encoding transcription factor Clamp, which yields MMEDLTKNIIFTTNAIGANGQPTTIQYQTTDGTILKQPKIEGQKAEQPTFYYTTTNGGAATTVNLAQLTTDDNKTCYIAQPVGGYNYALVNGMQLNQGGTIGIATLDAQGRLQIVNQNKPITASLQTISPIQNTISNISFKCDVCGLMFSHLALLNHHKRIHTQDGSDQQQQQQAQPETIVVNAQGLVQTQNIITDNGHLGQIQIVATEALEPATAVLQQQQQQQQQQQQQQHTNTITTNTTAHNTGGTEVTVTTSNHSGLKSVKLTQSKCVTCGNQMLQPAKRKGPKLVRCEDCLRADQEMAAQQGIAPTQLFVAEDGEIKCEINDYAASAGTESSPMDTLTAQGGMLTHQLQVIGPNSPEQKQEQTNTSSNHSLKKRNPQQVTKCSKCNGSGVVFVGTGTPATKQQAINIKTENPKPFTCNICEGTFSRYSSLWSHKKLHSGEKNYKCTICGLAFAKAVYLKNHARIHTGEKPYKCQTCGMQFSQSPHLKNHERTHSGERPYVCEVCDKGFARHATLWNHRRIHTGEKPYKCDICGSAFSQAAHLKNHAKVHSGEKPFRCDICSAAFADRFALKRHRGIHQKYGQTAPRQPAQTPQQQQQQQQSMNTDGQSVMIHKQEIPEMDDEAQHEVIISGL from the exons ATGATGGAGGATCTgactaaaaatattatatttacaACAAATGCAATAGGCGCCAATGGGCAGCCTACCACCATACAATATCAAACAACCGATGGCACGATACTGAAACAACCAAAAATAGAAGGCCAAAAAGCAGAACAGCCTACATTTTACTACACAACCACAAAT GGAGGCGCTGCAACCACCGTTAATTTGGCACAGTTGACCACCGACGACAACAAAACATGTTACATTGCACAGCCAGTTGGTGGATACAACTACGCCCTGGTGAATGGTATGCAACTAAATCAGGGTGGTACCATCGGTATTGCCACGCTGGATGCGCAGGGACGTTTGCAGATTGTTAATCAAAATAAACCCATTACTGCA TCTTTGCAGACGATATCACCAATACAGAACACCATCTCAAATATCAGCTTTAAGTGTGATGTATGCGGTTTGATGTTTTCACACTTGGCACTCTTGAATCATCACAAACGTATTCATACCCAGGATGGTAGtgatcagcaacaacaacagcaagcacAACCAGAAACGATAGTAGTGAATGCACAGGGATTAGTccaaacacaaaatataataacagATAATGGACATTTAGGTCAGATACAAATTGTGGCAACTGAAGCGTTGGAACCAGCTACAGCCGTAttgcaacaacagcagcagcaacaacaacaacagcagcaacagcaacataCAAACACTATCACTACAAATACCACTGCCCATAACACTGGTGGTACTGAAGTAACCGTCACTACATCCAACCATAGTGGCCTAAAATCAGTGAAACTCACACAATCGAAATGTGTAACGTGCGGCAATCAAATGTTGCAGCCAGCAAAACGTAAAGGTCCGAAGTTGGTGCGTTGCGAGGATTGTCTACGTGCCGATCAGGAGATGGCCGCACAACAGGGCATTGCACCCACGCAACTATTTGTTGCCGAAGATGGTGAAATAAAATGCGAAATAAATGATTATGCTGCCAGTGCTGGAACGGAGTCCTCTCCAATGGATACGCTAACAGCTCAAGGAGGAATGCTGACACATCAATTGCAGGTAATTGGGCCAAATTCACCTGAGCAGAAGCAAGAACAAACGAATACATCTAGCAATCATTCACTAAAGAAACGCAATCCGCAACAGGTGACAAAGTGTTCAAAGTGCAATGGGTCTGGTGTTGTGTTTGTAGGTACAGGAACACCAGCCACCAAACAACAAGCTATTAACATCAAAACTGA AAATCCCAAACCTTTTACGTGCAACATTTGCGAAGGTACATTTTCGCGTTATTCGAGCCTTTGGTCTCATAAAAAGTTGCACAGCGGTGAGAAGAATTACAAGTGCACTATTTGTGGACTGGCTTTTGCAAAAGCGGTATATTTGAAAAATCACGCAAGGATACATACAGGAGAAAAACCGTACAA ATGCCAAACTTGTGGCATGCAATTTTCACAATCGCCACATCTTAAGAATCACGAGCGTACGCATAGCGGTGAACGACCTTATGTATGTGAAGTATGCGACAAAGGCTTTGCACGTCATGCCACTCTGTGGAATCATCGTCGTATACATACAGGCGAGAAACCGTATAAATGTGATATTTGTGGTTCGGCATTTTCACAGGCGGCACATTTGAAAAATCACGCAAAAGTGCATTCCGGCGAGAAACCATTCCGTTGTGATATCTGCTCGGCCGCATTTGCTGATCGTTTTGCGCTTAAGAGGCATAGAGGAATTCATCAGAAATATG GACAAACAGCCCCACGCCAGCCAGCGCAAACAccacagcagcaacagcaacaacaacaatccatGAACACGGATGGCCAGTCAGTAATGATACACAAACAAGAAATACCAGAAATGGATGACGAAGCGCAACATGAGGTCATCATATCTGGTTTATAG